Proteins co-encoded in one Salvia splendens isolate huo1 chromosome 4, SspV2, whole genome shotgun sequence genomic window:
- the LOC121801543 gene encoding ERAD-associated E3 ubiquitin-protein ligase HRD1B-like, which yields MMKLQTYAGFSVVAALAIIYHAFDSRGQFYPAMVYLSTSKISLVLLLNMGLVFMCILWQLTKKIFLGSLREAEVERLNEQSWREVMEILFAITIFRQDFSVTFLAMVTALLLIKSLHWLAQKRVEYIETTPTVPKLSHVRIVSFMVFLLLIDGIFLYDSVDHLLETRQASVALFFSFEYIILATTTLSTFVKYVFHVSDMLLEGQWEKKAVCTFYLELIRDLLHLTLCMCFFLIIFLNYGVPLHLIRELYETFRNFRIRVADYIRYRRVTSNMNDRFPDASPEELSVNDATCIICREEMTAAKKLVCGHLFHVNCLRSWLERQNTCPTCRALVIPPEHGTSMSSTMINSLQQGTGTAGTSTQGSSGDGVANDNVSQHQIRLQAAAAASSLYEKSFVYPSPNALMRSPGLASPSQVFQHSIMARDGREGAASELTEQFSETTLNQFPNFNSGFRDGSSSESQLDLQRKLIEHQIEFLQNQLQRLRTSNGEKMKDVGTSFDVKGKSVSSPSSSVIDSGET from the exons ATGATGAAGCTGCAAACTTATGCTGGGTTCAGTGTGGTAGCTGCATTGGCTATTATTTACCATGCCTTTGATAGTAGAGGCCAATTTTATCCTGCAATGGTTTACTTGTCGACCTCAAAGATCAGTCTAGTGCTTCTTCTGAATATGGGATTGGTTTTTATGTGCATCCTGTGGCAATTGACCAAGAAAATCTTCCTTGGTTCGCTCCGTGAAGCAGAGGTCGAGAGGCTGAATGAGCAGTCATGGCGGGAGGTCATGGAAATATTGTTTGCAATAACTATTTTTAGACAAGATTTTTCAGTTACATTTCTTGCAATGGTTACTGCCTTGCTTCTGATTAAATCATTGCATTGGTTGGCCCAAAAGAGGGTGGAATACATAGAAACAACTCCAACAGTTCCAAAGCTATCTCATGTTCGCATTGTATCTTTCATGGTGTTCCTACTCCTTATTGATGGCATCTTTCTGTATGACTCAGTTGATCATTTATTAGAAACCAGACAAGCTTCAGTCGCACTGTTCTTTTCATTTGA ATACATAATACTGGCTACAACAACCCTCTCAACCTTCGTGAAGTATGTGTTCCATGTCAGTGACATGCTTTTGGAAGGACAATGGGAAAAGAAGGCTGTCTGCACATTTTACTTGGAGCTTATCCGAGACTTGCTGCACTTGACTCTATGCATGTGtttcttcctcatcatcttTTT GAACTATGGTGTGCCTCTTCACTTGATCCGCGAGCTGTACGAGACATTCCGCAACTTTAGAATCCGTGTGGCTGATTATATACGTTACCGGAGGGTCACTTCGAATATGAATGATCGTTTCCCTGACGCAAGCCCTGAAGAACTCAGTGT AAATGACGCAACCTGCATTATATGTCGAGAGGAGATGACTGCAGCCAAAAAACTTGTATGTGGACATCTTTTCCATGTGAACTGCCTCAGATCATGGTTGGAAAGACAAAACACATGCCCTACATGCAGGGCTCTTGTTATACCACCTGAGCACGGGACATCTATGAGTTCAACAATGATAAATAGCCTGCAGCAAG GAACTGGTACGGCTGGTACTTCTACACAAGGATCAAGTGGTGATGGTGTGGCAAATGATAATGTCAGTCAACATCAGATTAGACTCCAAGCAGCAGCCGCTGCGTCCTCCTTATATGAAAAATCTTTTGTTTACCCTTCTCCAAATGCTCTAATGCG ATCACCTGGATTGGCCTCACCTTCGCAAGTATTTCAACATTCAATAATGGCAAGAGATGGTAGAGAGGGTGCTGCTAGTGAACTGACTGAACAGTTTTCCGAAACAACCTTAAATCAGTTCCCAAATTTCAACTCGGGATTTAGAGATGGGAGTTCATCAGAGTCTCAACTTGATTTGCAAAGGAAGCTAATCGAGCACCAGATTGAG TTTCTGCAAAACCAGCTCCAGCGGCTAAGAACTTCAAATGGGGAGAAAATGAAGGATGTGGGGACTTCATTTGATGTCAAAGGGAAATCGGTATCATCACCATCTTCGTCTGTGATCGACTCTGGTGAGACCTAA
- the LOC121801431 gene encoding glutelin type-B 2-like yields MELDLTPKVAKEIYGGDGGAYYAWSPIELPMLREGNIGAGKLSLVKNGFALPRYSDSAKVAYVLQGSGVAGIILPEKEEKVLAIKKGDAIALPFGVVTWWYNKEDSDLVVLFLGDTSKAHKSGSFTDFFLTGTNGIFTGFSTEFVGRAWDLDESVVKTLVGSQKGNGIVKLDPSLKMPEPKKEHYNGMVLNCEEAPLDVDIKNGGKVVVLNTKNLPLVGEVGLGADLVRLDGKAMCSPGFSCDSALQVTYIVRGSGRVQVVGVDGKRVLETTIKAGDLFIVPRFFVVSKIANDEGMDWFSIITTPNPIFTHLAGRTSVWKALSPEVLQASFNVPPQVEEKFTSKRKAEEIFFPPPN; encoded by the exons ATGGAGCTCGATTTGACACCGAAGGTTGCGAAGGAGATCTACGGCGGAGATGGCGGCGCGTACTACGCGTGGTCCCCTATCGAGCTGCCGATGCTCCGCGAAGGCAACATCGGCGCCGGAAAGCTCTCTCTTGTGAAGAACGGATTCGCTCTGCCTCGCTACTCCGATTCTGCTAAGGTTGCTTATGTTCTTCAAG GTAGTGGAGTTGCTGGCATCATTCTCCcagagaaagaagagaaggtACTCGCAATCAAGAAGGGAGACGCCATTGCCCTTCCATTTGGCGTGGTAACATGGTGGTACAACAAGGAGGACTCTGATCTAGTTGTCCTTTTCCTCGGAGACACCTCAAAGGCCCACAAATCCGGCTCCTTCACCGACTTTTTCCTCACCGGCACCAACGGAATCTTCACTGGATTCTCAACCGAGTTTGTGGGAAGGGCGTGGGACTTGGACGAGAGTGTTGTCAAAACCCTCGTCGGGAGCCAAAAGGGCAACGGCATTGTCAAGCTCGACCCGAGCCTGAAGATGCCAGAGCCCAAGAAGGAGCACTACAACGGCATGGTACTGAACTGCGAGGAAGCTCCACTTGACGTGGACATCAAGAATGGTGGGAAAGTGGTGGTCCTCAACACCAAGAACCTGCCTTTGGTGGGCGAGGTGGGGCTCGGTGCTGATCTCGTGAGGCTGGACGGTAAAGCCATGTGCTCCCCGGGCTTCTCCTGTGACTCTGCCCTGCAGGTGACCTACATTGTTAGGGGAAGTGGCCGAGTGCAGGTTGTTGGAGTCGACGGCAAGCGCGTCTTGGAAACGACCATCAAGGCCGGAGATCTCTTCATTGTTCCGAGGTTCTTTGTTGTCTCCAAAATTGCTAATGATGAGGGCATGGACTGGTTCTCCATTATCACAACTCCCAA TCCTATATTCACACATTTGGCCGGAAGGACTTCGGTGTGGAAGGCGCTGTCGCCGGAAGTGCTGCAGGCATCTTTCAACGTGCCACCACAAGTTGAGGAGAAGTTCACCTCCAAGAGGAAGGCTGAGGAGATTTTCTTCCCACCACCAAATTAA